CTTCAGCCTCACCAACCAGGAGATTACGCTCACGGTAGTGGCGGCAATCCTGACGCTGGTCGGTTACTCCATGAACGACACGATCGTGGTCTTCGACCGTATCCGCGAGAACCTGGCGACGGCGCGCCGTGAGACGCTGTCGACCGTGGTGAACCGCAGCATCAACCAGACCCTGAGCCGTACCATCCTGACCTCGGGTCTGACCTTCCTTACCGTTCTCTCGCTGTATCTTTTCGGCGGAGAGGTGCTGCACGGCTTCAGCTTCGCGCTGGTGGTCGGCATCCTGATCGGTACCTACTCGTCGATCGCAGTGGCGGCTCCCATGCTGGTGGCGTATCAGGACTGGCGCATTGCCAAAGGTAAGGCGGCATCGCTTCCCGGCGGCAAGCGAGCGTAATTGCGGTTGGGTTGCACTGTCTTTAGTGCAACCCAGAAACTTTTTCAAATTTTTTGGGAACACCTCCCCATTCCGGGAACAAAATCAGAATCTGCGGTGTCTGTAGCACGTAGCTCACCTCCAATTTGAGGGTTGCAACTATGTTTGAAGACTCGTTGATGGAATCCGGCGGCAAGATCAAGTCCAAGTCCAAGTACTGGATGATCGCTACCTTTAGTTTCAACGGGGTCATCATTGCTCTGATGATCCTGATTCCGCTGCTGTATCCCGAAGCGCTGCCTAAGACGGCGATGACGGCGATGCTCAGCGCGCCTCCGCCGCCTCCGCCTCCGCCACCTCCGCCGCCTCCGGCGCAGGTGGTGAAGCCGATCAAGGTCATTAGCGAGCTGGACCAGGGCCTGCACGCTCCGACCAAGATCCCCAAGGACATCAAGATGGTTAAGGAAGACGCTGCGCCTCCGCCGCAGGTCGCCGGTGTTGCCGGTATGGCGGGCATGGGGGGCGGCTCCGGTTCCGGCATCGCTGGTGGTGTTCTCGGTGGTATCGGTACGGCTCCGGCTCCGGTCGTGAAGGTGGCTCCTCCCAAGGGACCGACTCGCGTTTCGGCCGGTGTGATGGCTGGACAGATCCTGGTGAAGACCAACCCGGTCTATCCTCCGATCGCCCGCGCCGCTCACGTACAGGGTTCGGTTGTGCTGCATGCCGTGATCTCGAAGAGCGGCACCATCCAGAACCTGACGGTCATCAGCGGACCTGAGATGCTGCGTAACGCGGCCGTCGAGGCTGTGCAGCAGTGGAAGTACAAGCCCTACCTGCTCAACGGTGAACCCACCGAAGTGGATACCACCATCACCGTAAACTTTACGATGGGAGGCTAAGTCTCAAGACTTAGCAGCAGGTTTCGACATTGCGGGGGCTGTGGCCCGGCTGGCACAGCTCAAACAATTAACGTTTTGCATCACACGTAGTACCGGAAGTCCCAATCAGGAGGAAAGAATCAAGTGATTCTCGCTCATCTCGCAACTTTCGCCCCCCACAGCATCGGCATGTTTCTCCAGGAGGGCCAGGTAAGCTTCTCGCTCATGGGTCTGTGGACGAACATGGGCTGGCTGGCCCGTATCGTCGCCATCATCCTGTTCATCATGTCGATCTGGTCGCTGGCTGTGATCATCGATCGCGCCCTGTATTTCTCGGCTGCCCGTAAGCAGTCCCGTGAGTTTGCTCCCAAGGTTGCCGGCGCTCTGAAGGACGGCCGTCTGGATGAGGCGATCAAGATCGCTGACCGTTCCAAGAAGTCGCACCTGGCCGAGGTTGTTACCGCCGGCCTGCAGGAGTTCCGTTCGTTTGGTTCCGGCGGTTCCATCACCGAGGACCAGATCGAGTCTGCCAAACGCGCTCTGGAGCGCTCCGAAGCTATCGTTCACGCCAAGCTGAAGCGCGGCCTGGGCGGTCTGGCCACCATCGGTTCCACCGCTCCGTTTATCGGTCTGTTCGGTACGGTAGTCGGTATTCTTAACGCCTTCCAGCAGATCGCTACCCAGAAGACCTCCGGTATCGGCGCTGTCGCTGGCGGTATCTCGGAAGCTCTGGTAACGACCGCGTTCGGTCTGCTCGTAGCTATCCCGGCCGTTATGTGCTTCAACTTCTTCACCGGTAAGGTTGAGTCCTTCGACGTGGAGATGGATAACAGCTCCTCGGAGCTGGTGGACTACTTCATCAAGCAGTCGCACCGCTAAACAGCCCAAGCGAGAATCTCCGCCTCGTACCCCGGTCAGCCGCCGCGAAACGGCATGACCGGGGTACGGGCGGCCTGAAACCCTCGCAGTACGAAAAGACTCGCTTAAGGAGCAACTCCAATGGGAATGGCATCTCGGAACCTCGAGGGTGCGGTAAATTCCAACATCAACGTCACACCGATGGTGGACGTGATGCTGGTGCTGCTGATCATCTTCATGGTCATTACCCCCATGTTGAACAACAAGGTGAACGTCGAACTGCCCAAGGCGAACGCCGCGGTGATCATGGAAGACGCGAATAAAGAAGATTCCGTGGTCGTTGCTGTGACCCGTGACGGCAAGGTCTTCCTGGGCGGTGACCAGGTGACTGTTGACGATATGGGCGCCAAGA
This genomic window from Terriglobus albidus contains:
- a CDS encoding ExbD/TolR family protein — its product is MGMASRNLEGAVNSNINVTPMVDVMLVLLIIFMVITPMLNNKVNVELPKANAAVIMEDANKEDSVVVAVTRDGKVFLGGDQVTVDDMGAKISAKLENKTEKHVYLRGDARANYGKVMDAVDGIRSAGVSQLGLLTEKTEDQ
- a CDS encoding energy transducer TonB gives rise to the protein MFEDSLMESGGKIKSKSKYWMIATFSFNGVIIALMILIPLLYPEALPKTAMTAMLSAPPPPPPPPPPPPPAQVVKPIKVISELDQGLHAPTKIPKDIKMVKEDAAPPPQVAGVAGMAGMGGGSGSGIAGGVLGGIGTAPAPVVKVAPPKGPTRVSAGVMAGQILVKTNPVYPPIARAAHVQGSVVLHAVISKSGTIQNLTVISGPEMLRNAAVEAVQQWKYKPYLLNGEPTEVDTTITVNFTMGG
- a CDS encoding MotA/TolQ/ExbB proton channel family protein encodes the protein MILAHLATFAPHSIGMFLQEGQVSFSLMGLWTNMGWLARIVAIILFIMSIWSLAVIIDRALYFSAARKQSREFAPKVAGALKDGRLDEAIKIADRSKKSHLAEVVTAGLQEFRSFGSGGSITEDQIESAKRALERSEAIVHAKLKRGLGGLATIGSTAPFIGLFGTVVGILNAFQQIATQKTSGIGAVAGGISEALVTTAFGLLVAIPAVMCFNFFTGKVESFDVEMDNSSSELVDYFIKQSHR